In one window of Enoplosus armatus isolate fEnoArm2 chromosome 7, fEnoArm2.hap1, whole genome shotgun sequence DNA:
- the LOC139287306 gene encoding guanine nucleotide-binding protein subunit beta-4 codes for MSELEQLRQEAEQLRNQIRDARKACSDSTLSQITAGLDSVGRIQMRTRRTLRGHLAKIYAMHWGSDSRLLVSASQDGKLIIWDSYTTNKMHAIPLRSSWVMTCAYAPSGNYVACGGLDNICSIYSLKTREGNVRVTRELPGHTGYLSCCRFLDDNQILTSSGDTTCALWDIETGQQATSFTGHTGDVMSLSLSPDFKTFVSGACDATSKLWDIRDGMCRQSFTGHVSDINAVTFFPNGNAFGTGSDDATCRLFDLRADQELMMYSHDNIICGITSVAFSKSGRLLLAGYDDFNCNVWDTLKGERAGVLAGHDNRVSCLGVTEDGMAVATGSWDSFLRIWN; via the exons GCAGTGACTCCACTCTGTCACAG ATCACAGCTGGTCTGGACTCAGTGGGCCGGATACAGATGCGGACGCGACGCACTCTCAGGGGCCACCTGGCCAAGATCTATGCAATGCACTGGGGGAGCGACTCCAG GTTACTTGTCAGTGCCTCGCAAGATGGAAAGCTAATCATCTGGGACAGCTACACAACAAATAAG ATGCATGCCATCCCGCTGCGCTCTTCCTGGGTGATGACGTGCGCCTATGCCCCCTCTGGGAACTATGTGGCCTGCGGAGGCCTGGACAACATCTGCTCCATATACAGCCTGAAGACCCGCGAGGGCAACGTGCGCGTCACCCGAGAGCTACCCGGACACACAG GTTACTTGTCCTGCTGTCGTTTCTTGGATGACAACCAGATACTGACCAGCTCTGGAGACACCACCTG tgcattgtgggacatAGAGACAGGCCAGCAGGCAACCTCCTTCACTGGCCACACAGGAGATGTGATGAGTTTGTCTCTAAGCCCAGACTTCAAGACCTTTGTGTCAGGAGCCTGTGACGCCACCTCCAAGCTGTGGGACATCCGTGATGGCATGTGCAGGCAATCCTTCACTGGTCATGTGTCCGACATCAACGCCGTCACC TTTTTCCCCAATGGGAACGCCTTTGGCACCGGCTCAGATGATGCCACCTGCAGGTTGTTTGACCTGCGAGCCGACCAGGAGCTGATGATGTACAGCCACGACAACATCATCTGCGGCATCACCTCTGTGGCTTTCTCCAAGAGTGGCCGACTGCTCCTGGCTGGCTACGACGACTTCAACTGCAACGTGTGGGACACTCTGAAAGGCGAGCGTGCAG GTGTGCTCGCGGGCCACGACAACAGAGTGAGCTGCTTAGGGGTGACAGAAGACGGCATGGCTGTGGCCACCGGCTCCTGGGACAGTTTCCTCCGGATCTGGAACTAA
- the mfn1b gene encoding mitofusin-1b has translation MAAAPPLRRSDSARGEFSPLKHFVVAKKKISDVFEQLLNYVKETSEFVGETCGNKALENIASQDQKLEIQAYADKLAVIKEVLARRHMKVAFFGRTSNGKSTVVNAMLRDRVLPSGIGHTTNCFLSVEGTDDDKAYLKTEGSDEEKSIKTVNQLAHALHMDESLDAGCLVRVFWPKTKCALLRDDLVLVDSPGTDVTTQLDSWIDKFCLDADVFVLVANSESTLMNTEKHFFHKVNERLSKPNIFILNNRWDASANEPEYMEDVRKQHTDRCVNFLVEELKVVDRDQAPNRIFFVSAKEVLNSRMQRAQGMPESGGALAEGFQERLKEFQSFERRFEECISQSAVKTKFEQHTIRAKQITEKVKSIMDAINIEAAEKRVAALEDREYQMDRLEFVKNQLNLLIDDIKKKIKAISEDVEAKVSNAMGEEICRLHVIVDEFHADFHPSPHVLKIYKSELLAHVEEGMGKNLAYRCSDAVFASVQSSQAYMMESMLPLLPSSVQSQVHMLVPSRKFDLSYDLNCATLCSDFQENIEFQFSLGWAALVHRFLGSVNAQRALKLVDQNFQASRPALPLACTPSSGPPPTIAPPNNETALMTQEDLMVAMATNVASLTSRTSMSVLIVGGVVYRTVGWRLIALSASLYGLLYLYERLTWTTRAKERTLKRQFVDYATEKLQLIVSFTSANCSHQVQQEMATTFARLCQQVDQTQKELEAEIRQLTAKIDQLETVQSHSKSLRHKATDLERQLEVFTNQYLQPQQ, from the exons atggctgcagctcctccactcAGACGGTCAGACTCAGCTCGGGGGGAGTTCTCCCCTCTGAAGCACTTTGTTGTAGCCAAGAAGAAGATAAGCGATGTGTTTGAACAACTACTCAACTATGTGAAAGAGACTTCAGAGTTTGTAGGAG AAACCTGTGGGAATAAAGCTTTGGAGAACATTGCCAGTCAGGATCAAAAGTTGGAGATTCAGGCGTATGCTGATAAACTTGCTGTCATTAAGGAGGTGCTGGCGCGCAGACACATGAAAGTGGCCTTTTTTGGCAG gacCAGTAATGGTAAAAGCACAGTGGTCAACGCCATGCTGAGGGACCGAGTGTTGCCCAGCGGGATTGGCCACACCACTAACTGCTTCCTGAGTGTGGAGGGCACTGATGATGACAAGGCCTACCTCAAGACAGAGGGCTCTGATGAGGAGAAGAGCATCAag ACTGTAAACCAGTTGGCTCATGCACTCCACATGGATGAGAGTCTGGACGCCGGCTGTCTTGTCCGTGTGTTTTGGCCGAAGACCAAGTGCGCACTGCTTCGAGATGACCTGGTGCTTGTTGACAG CCCAGGGACAGACGTCACAACACAACTGGACAGCTGGATTGACAAGTTTTGCCTGGATGCTGATGTCTTTGTGCTGGTGGCCAACTCTGAATCGACACTTATGAACACA GAAAAGCACTTTTTCCACAAAGTGAACGAACGTCTGTCAAAGCCCAACATCTTCATCCTAAACAACCGCTGGGACGCCTCAGCAAACGAACCAGAATACATGGAGGAT GTGAGGAAGCAGCACACAGACCGGTGTGTGAACTTCCTGGTAGAGGAGCTGAAGGTTGTGGACCGCGATCAGGCACCCAACCGCATTTTCTTCGTCTCCGCCAAAGAGGTGCTCAACTCCCGCATGCAACGTGCACAGGGCATGCCTGAATCGG GTGGAGCCCTGGCTGAGggcttccaggagagactgaagGAGTTTCAGAGCTTTGAGAGGAGGTTTGag GAGTGTATCTCGCAGtcagcagtgaaaacaaagtTTGAGCAGCACACTATCAGGGCCAAGCAGATCACAGAAAAAGTCAAGAGCATCATGGACGCCATCAACATCGAGGCGGCAGAGAAGAG AGTGGCGGCGCTGGAGGACAGAGAGTATCAGATGGACCGGCTGGAGTTTGTCAAGAATCAGCTCAATTTGCTGATTGATGATATCAAGAAGAAGATCAAGGCCATCAGTGAGGACGTAGAAGCTAAG GTATCCAACGCCATGGGAGAGGAGATCTGCCGTCTCCACGTAATCGTCGATGAGTTCCACGCTGACTTCCACCCCTCACCACATGTCCTCAAGATCTACAAGTCT GAGCTGCTGGCTCATGTGGAGGAGGGGATGGGCAAGAACCTGGCCTACCGCTGCTCCGACGCTGTCTTTGCTTCTGTCCAGTCCTCTCAGGCATACATGATGG AGAGCATGctccctctgcttccctcttcGGTCCAGAGCCAAGTCCACATGCTGGTCCCCAGCAGGAAGTTTGACCTGAGTTACGACCTAAACTGCGCCACACTTTGCAGCGACTTCCAGGAGAACATTGAGTTTCAGTTTTCGTTGGGCTGGGCAGCGTTAGTCCACCGCTTCCTGGGATCTGTCAACGCACAGAGAGCACTCAAACTGGTGGACCAGAACTTCCAG GCCTCTCGACCAGCGCTGCCCCTGGCCTGCACGCCCTCCTCAGGACCCCCCCCCACGATAGCCCCACCCAACAACGAGACAGCCCTCATGACCCAGGAGGACCTGATGGTAGCCATGGCAACCAACGTGGCATCCCTCACCTCTCGCACTTCAATGAGCGTCCTCATCGTTGGAGGAGTG GTGTATAGAACAGTCGGCTGGAGGCTGATTGCCCTGTCAGCCTCGCTGTACGGCTTGCTGTACCTGTACGAGAGACTCACCTGGACCACGAGGGCAAAGGAGCGTACCCTGAAGCGACAGTTTGTGGACTATGCAACCGAGAAGCTGCAGCTCATCGTCAGCTTTACTAGTGCAAACTGTAGCCACCAGGTCCAACA GGAGATGGCTACGACCTTTGCTCGGCTCTGTCAGCAGGTGGACCAGACGCAGAAAGAGCTGGAGGCTGAAATCCGCCAACTGACAGCCAAGATAGATCAGCTGGAGACCGTCCAGAGCCACTCCAAGAGCCTGCG ACATAAAGCAACAGATTTGGAGAGACAGTTGGAGGTGTTCACAAACCAGTACCTGCAGCCTCAGCAGTGA
- the plaat1 gene encoding phospholipase A and acyltransferase 1, producing the protein MDRQQQNSTMASNDTDLPDPSGDPQPGDLIEIFRPAYQHWALYLGDGYIINLTPVDESQAAAMSSVKSVFSRKAVVRMQLLKEVVGSDSYRVNNKYDHNHTPLPVCEIIQRAQVLIGQEVSYDLLGSNCEHFVTLLRYGEGVSEQATRAIGAISLVTAAASAFSVLGLINTRSRNRPF; encoded by the exons ATGGATAGACAACAGCAAAACTCTACT ATGGCCTCTAATGACACCGACCTTCCTGACCCCTCTGGTGACCCCCAGCCTGGTGACCTGATTGAGATCTTCAGACCAGCCTATCAGCACTGGGCTCTCTACCTGGGAGATGGTTACATCATCAACTTAACTCCTGTTG atGAGAGCCAGGCGGCCGCCATGTCCAGTGTGAAGTCCGTCTTCAGCCGGAAGGCAGTAGTGCGCatgcagctgctgaaggaggTGGTGGGAAGCGACTCGTACCGTGTCAACAACAAGTACGACCACAACCACACGCCCCTGCCTGTCTGCGAAATCATCCAGCGAGCTCAAGTCCTCATTGGCCAGGAGGTGTCTTACGACCTGCTGGGGAGCAACTGCGAGCACTTTGTTACCCTTCTGCGCTACGGGGAGGGGGTATCCGAGCAG GCTACACGGGCCATTGGGGCCATCAGTctggtgacagcagcagccagtgcCTTCTCTGTCCTGGGACTGATCAACACACGATCCAGAAACAGGCCTTTCTGA
- the ftsj3 gene encoding pre-rRNA 2'-O-ribose RNA methyltransferase FTSJ3 isoform X2, with protein sequence MGKKLKVGKTRKDKFYHLAKETGYRSRSSFKLIQLNRKFQFLQKARALVDLCAAPGGWLQVASKFMPVSSLIIGVDLVPIKPIPNVVALQEDITSDKCRQALRKELQTWKVDVVLNDGAPNVGANWQHDAFSQAHLTLMALKLACEFLTKGGTFVTKVFRSKDYQPLLWIFQQFFKKVQATKPQASRNESAEIFVICQGFVAPDKIDSKFFDPKHAFKEVEVQAKTVRDLIPVKKPKAEGYTDGDLTLYHSFSTTAFLKADNPVDFLSKASEITFDNTDLESHPATSDEIKECFRDIKVLGRKELRLLLNWRSKMKRFLVRKLKMEAKQPDQELNSDEDGGNSEEEPDKKKREEEEEDEEAEMDKKLAELKAEELAELKRKKRKLLKERRKQRERVELKMDLPGVSIADSGDSSMFSLSTINKQKALADISKGDMQAADALEEGDDDLHLSEDEDDEADKMSLASDLDDEDLEEVEQRQRELERKAPKKKVKFTEEEEEEEEGQGSGLLVELEGKDEKKERETNLWFSKGIFSEIDLEGDAESELRQTEWLQNKQTEKGKKRKAEEEEEVEEEVAPPEEEKAGPSQDAEEESDSDSDDSDDEKEITRMKQAKGAGGMSGEAVDNDFQVVPVESTSKKARILDAEGLALGCQIATSKKRARDLIDGSFHRFASSEEQWEVPEWFLDDEQKHRKKPVPVTREMVEEYKQKWKEIDARPIKRVAEAKARKKRRMLKKMEQAKKKAEAVVNTVDISEREKMAQLKSIYKKAGLGKEKREVTYVVTKKGAGKKVRRPPGIKGAFKVVDSRMKKDMRGMQRKEQRAKGGKGKGKGKGGKGGVKSGKGRKGR encoded by the exons ATGGGGAAGAAACTCAAAGTTGGAAAGACCAGAAAAGATAAATTCTACCATCTGGCTAAAGAAACAG GTTATCGTTCTCGTTCCTCCTTCAAACTCATCCAGCTCAACCGTAAATTTCAGTTTCTTCAGAAAGCCAGAGCCCTGGTCGACCTGTGTGCTGCTCCCGGTGGATG GTTGCAGGTGGCGTCCAAGTTTATGCCTGTATCAAGTCTCATTATTG GTGTTGACCTGGTGCCCATCAAACCCATCCCAAATGTGGTGGCATTGCAAGAAGACATCACCTCTGATAAATGCAGACAG GCTTTACGAAAGGAACTGCAGACTTGGAAGGTCGACGTTGTGTTAAATGATGGAGCCCCGAATGTGGGAGCCAACTGGCAACATGATGCCTTCTCACAAG CTCATTTGACCCTCATGGCCCTGAAGTTGGCCTGTGAGTTTCTGACCAAAGGTGGCACTTTCGTCACCAAGGTCTTCCGCTCCAAAGACTACCAGCCACTGCTCTGGATCTTCCAGCAGTTCTTCAAGAAGGTGCAGGCCACCAAGCCACAGGCGTCTAGGAACGAGTCCGCCGAGATCTTTGTCATCTGTCAGG GTTTTGTTGCCCCAGACAAAATCGACAGTAAATTCTTTGACCCCAAACATGCGTTCAAAGAGGTGGAGGTGCAGGCCAAAACTGTGAGGGATCTGATTCCTGTCAAGAAGCCAAAG GCGGAGGGATACACAGACGGTGATCTGACACTCTACCACAGTTTCTCAACGACAGCCTTTCTGAAAGCCGATAACCCTGTAGACTTCCTGAGCAAAGCCAGTGAG ATCACCTTTGACAACACAGACCTGGAGTCTCACCCGGCCACCAGTGACGAGATAAAGGAGTGTTTTCGTGACATCAAAGTTTTGGGACGCAAAGAGCTGCG CCTCCTGCTGAACTGGAGGTCCAAGATGAAGAGATTCCTGGTTAGAAAACTAAAGATGGAGGCCAAACAGCCTGACCAAGAGCTCAA TTCTGATGAAGACGGGGGTAATTCAGAGGAAGAAccagacaagaagaagagagaagaggaggaggaggatgaggaggcagaAATGGACAAAAAATTGGCTGAACTGAAAGCTGAGGAGCTGGCTGAGCTCAAACG gaagaagaggaagctgctgaaggagcggaggaagcagagggagagggtggagctgaAGATGGACCTGCCTGGCGTCTCCATTGCAGATAGTGGTGACTCATCCATGTTCTCCCTCAGCACCATCAATAAGCAAAAG GCGCTGGCTGATATATCGAAGGGGGACATGCAGGCAGCAGATGCCCTGGAAGAAGGAGATGACGACCTCCACCTgtctgaggatgaggatgatgaggcaGATAAAATGTCCCTGGCCTCTGATTTAGATGATGAGGACTTGGAAGAGGTGGAGCAGAGGcaaagagagctggagaggaaagcACCAAAGAAGAA aGTAAAGttcactgaagaagaagaggaggaggaggaaggccaGGGAAGTGGCTTGCTGGTGGAACTAGAGGGAAAGGATGAGAAGAAAGAACGAGAGACCAACCTGTGGTTCAGCAAG GGCATCTTCTCGGAGATCGACCTGGAGGGAGATGCAGAGAGCGAGCTCCGACAGACCGAGTGGCTtcagaacaaacaaactg aaaaaggaaaaaagaggaaagctgaagaagaggaggaagtggaggaggaggttgctccgccagaggaggaaaaggcagGACCTTCACAGGATGCTGAAGAGGAGAGTGACAGCGACTCAGATGACAGCGATGATGAGAA GGAGATTACCAGGATGAAGCAGGCCAAGGGGGCTGGTGGGATGTCAGGAGAGGCCGTTGACAATGACTTCCAGGTTGTTCCTGTAGAAAGCACCA GTAAGAAAGCCAGGATCCTGGATGCAGAGGGCCTGGCCCTGGGCTGTCAGATCGCTACGTCTAAGAAGAGAGCCAGAGACCTGATTGACGGCTCCtttcacag GTTTGCTAGCTCTGAGGAACAGTGGGAGGTACCGGAGTGGTTCCTGGACGATGAACAGAAACACCGGAAGAAGCCGGTGCCGGTCACCAGGGAGATGGTGGAGGAGTACAAACAAAAATGGAAGGAGATTGATGCTCGACCCATCAAACGAGTTGCTGAGGCCAAGgccaggaagaagaggagg ATGCTGAAGAAGATGGAGCAGGCTAAGAAGAAAGCAGAGGCAGTTGTCAACACAGTGGACATCTCTGAGAGGGAGAAGATGGCTCAGCTGAAGAG TATCTACAAGAAAGCTGGCCtggggaaggagaagagagaagtaACATACGTTGTGACCAAAAAGGGCGCTGGCAAGAAGGTGAGACGGCCTCCCGGCATCAAGGGAGCcttcaaagtggtggacagtCGCATGAAGAAAGACATGCGGGGAATGCAGAGGAAAGAACAACGTGCTAAAGGTGGCAAAGGAAAAGGCAAAGGAAAAGGTGGCAAAGGAGGGGTGAAGAGTGGTAAAGGGCGCAAAGGAAGATAA
- the ftsj3 gene encoding pre-rRNA 2'-O-ribose RNA methyltransferase FTSJ3 isoform X1 — MGKKLKVGKTRKDKFYHLAKETGYRSRSSFKLIQLNRKFQFLQKARALVDLCAAPGGWLQVASKFMPVSSLIIGVDLVPIKPIPNVVALQEDITSDKCRQALRKELQTWKVDVVLNDGAPNVGANWQHDAFSQAHLTLMALKLACEFLTKGGTFVTKVFRSKDYQPLLWIFQQFFKKVQATKPQASRNESAEIFVICQGFVAPDKIDSKFFDPKHAFKEVEVQAKTVRDLIPVKKPKAEGYTDGDLTLYHSFSTTAFLKADNPVDFLSKASEITFDNTDLESHPATSDEIKECFRDIKVLGRKELRLLLNWRSKMKRFLVRKLKMEAKQPDQELNLSSDEDGGNSEEEPDKKKREEEEEDEEAEMDKKLAELKAEELAELKRKKRKLLKERRKQRERVELKMDLPGVSIADSGDSSMFSLSTINKQKALADISKGDMQAADALEEGDDDLHLSEDEDDEADKMSLASDLDDEDLEEVEQRQRELERKAPKKKVKFTEEEEEEEEGQGSGLLVELEGKDEKKERETNLWFSKGIFSEIDLEGDAESELRQTEWLQNKQTEKGKKRKAEEEEEVEEEVAPPEEEKAGPSQDAEEESDSDSDDSDDEKEITRMKQAKGAGGMSGEAVDNDFQVVPVESTSKKARILDAEGLALGCQIATSKKRARDLIDGSFHRFASSEEQWEVPEWFLDDEQKHRKKPVPVTREMVEEYKQKWKEIDARPIKRVAEAKARKKRRMLKKMEQAKKKAEAVVNTVDISEREKMAQLKSIYKKAGLGKEKREVTYVVTKKGAGKKVRRPPGIKGAFKVVDSRMKKDMRGMQRKEQRAKGGKGKGKGKGGKGGVKSGKGRKGR; from the exons ATGGGGAAGAAACTCAAAGTTGGAAAGACCAGAAAAGATAAATTCTACCATCTGGCTAAAGAAACAG GTTATCGTTCTCGTTCCTCCTTCAAACTCATCCAGCTCAACCGTAAATTTCAGTTTCTTCAGAAAGCCAGAGCCCTGGTCGACCTGTGTGCTGCTCCCGGTGGATG GTTGCAGGTGGCGTCCAAGTTTATGCCTGTATCAAGTCTCATTATTG GTGTTGACCTGGTGCCCATCAAACCCATCCCAAATGTGGTGGCATTGCAAGAAGACATCACCTCTGATAAATGCAGACAG GCTTTACGAAAGGAACTGCAGACTTGGAAGGTCGACGTTGTGTTAAATGATGGAGCCCCGAATGTGGGAGCCAACTGGCAACATGATGCCTTCTCACAAG CTCATTTGACCCTCATGGCCCTGAAGTTGGCCTGTGAGTTTCTGACCAAAGGTGGCACTTTCGTCACCAAGGTCTTCCGCTCCAAAGACTACCAGCCACTGCTCTGGATCTTCCAGCAGTTCTTCAAGAAGGTGCAGGCCACCAAGCCACAGGCGTCTAGGAACGAGTCCGCCGAGATCTTTGTCATCTGTCAGG GTTTTGTTGCCCCAGACAAAATCGACAGTAAATTCTTTGACCCCAAACATGCGTTCAAAGAGGTGGAGGTGCAGGCCAAAACTGTGAGGGATCTGATTCCTGTCAAGAAGCCAAAG GCGGAGGGATACACAGACGGTGATCTGACACTCTACCACAGTTTCTCAACGACAGCCTTTCTGAAAGCCGATAACCCTGTAGACTTCCTGAGCAAAGCCAGTGAG ATCACCTTTGACAACACAGACCTGGAGTCTCACCCGGCCACCAGTGACGAGATAAAGGAGTGTTTTCGTGACATCAAAGTTTTGGGACGCAAAGAGCTGCG CCTCCTGCTGAACTGGAGGTCCAAGATGAAGAGATTCCTGGTTAGAAAACTAAAGATGGAGGCCAAACAGCCTGACCAAGAGCTCAA cttAAGTTCTGATGAAGACGGGGGTAATTCAGAGGAAGAAccagacaagaagaagagagaagaggaggaggaggatgaggaggcagaAATGGACAAAAAATTGGCTGAACTGAAAGCTGAGGAGCTGGCTGAGCTCAAACG gaagaagaggaagctgctgaaggagcggaggaagcagagggagagggtggagctgaAGATGGACCTGCCTGGCGTCTCCATTGCAGATAGTGGTGACTCATCCATGTTCTCCCTCAGCACCATCAATAAGCAAAAG GCGCTGGCTGATATATCGAAGGGGGACATGCAGGCAGCAGATGCCCTGGAAGAAGGAGATGACGACCTCCACCTgtctgaggatgaggatgatgaggcaGATAAAATGTCCCTGGCCTCTGATTTAGATGATGAGGACTTGGAAGAGGTGGAGCAGAGGcaaagagagctggagaggaaagcACCAAAGAAGAA aGTAAAGttcactgaagaagaagaggaggaggaggaaggccaGGGAAGTGGCTTGCTGGTGGAACTAGAGGGAAAGGATGAGAAGAAAGAACGAGAGACCAACCTGTGGTTCAGCAAG GGCATCTTCTCGGAGATCGACCTGGAGGGAGATGCAGAGAGCGAGCTCCGACAGACCGAGTGGCTtcagaacaaacaaactg aaaaaggaaaaaagaggaaagctgaagaagaggaggaagtggaggaggaggttgctccgccagaggaggaaaaggcagGACCTTCACAGGATGCTGAAGAGGAGAGTGACAGCGACTCAGATGACAGCGATGATGAGAA GGAGATTACCAGGATGAAGCAGGCCAAGGGGGCTGGTGGGATGTCAGGAGAGGCCGTTGACAATGACTTCCAGGTTGTTCCTGTAGAAAGCACCA GTAAGAAAGCCAGGATCCTGGATGCAGAGGGCCTGGCCCTGGGCTGTCAGATCGCTACGTCTAAGAAGAGAGCCAGAGACCTGATTGACGGCTCCtttcacag GTTTGCTAGCTCTGAGGAACAGTGGGAGGTACCGGAGTGGTTCCTGGACGATGAACAGAAACACCGGAAGAAGCCGGTGCCGGTCACCAGGGAGATGGTGGAGGAGTACAAACAAAAATGGAAGGAGATTGATGCTCGACCCATCAAACGAGTTGCTGAGGCCAAGgccaggaagaagaggagg ATGCTGAAGAAGATGGAGCAGGCTAAGAAGAAAGCAGAGGCAGTTGTCAACACAGTGGACATCTCTGAGAGGGAGAAGATGGCTCAGCTGAAGAG TATCTACAAGAAAGCTGGCCtggggaaggagaagagagaagtaACATACGTTGTGACCAAAAAGGGCGCTGGCAAGAAGGTGAGACGGCCTCCCGGCATCAAGGGAGCcttcaaagtggtggacagtCGCATGAAGAAAGACATGCGGGGAATGCAGAGGAAAGAACAACGTGCTAAAGGTGGCAAAGGAAAAGGCAAAGGAAAAGGTGGCAAAGGAGGGGTGAAGAGTGGTAAAGGGCGCAAAGGAAGATAA